The genome window ATTGAATCATTAACCAACAAACCCCCATGTTAACCCAGCATCGCCCCGTTTCCATCTCCTATTTATCCACCAATCTCAATCTATTGGCACAGCTTACCACCATTGCCACTATCTATCAACGCCAAGAAGATACCTGTCATTTAGTCCTCAAAAACGTTGACTTTCATGGTGTAGAAAAACATACAGGAGACAATCAACAATCAATTCCCTCCAAAACCAATCATAAAAACCTAATTTGGCTTGAAATTTCTCCCTACAGAGTAATCATGACTCAACAACATCAAAGCCAACTAAACTATAGACACTTTTGGGAAAAAGGCGTTTATGGAGTTAGTAGATATTGGTTAAATACCAAAGAAGAAAAACTCCATAATCAAAAAATATATTTGCGTAACTATACCCGCAACCTAACCACCATTGGCGGCAACATTCCAGAATCTCTCAGAATTGACTATGAATTATGGACGAATAACCTTAACTTAGGACACTATATATTACATATTGAAATAAACTGAGGTTAGCTGTCATTTTCGGTTGAGGTGGAGAATAGTAATCATATTTTGAAGATGGAATAGAGTGCCCTACATAAAACGAAAATTACAAATGAAAAGGGTTTACAGATATACAAAAAAATACTTAAAAATAACACTTTGTTTGGCAAAAACACCGTTAAAAGTATAAAGTTATAAATGCAACACGACCGTAGTAACACCTTATTATTCTTAGTTATTTAATTCTTAATTCTCAATTACCCCCATTAAACCGTTTTTAAATCACACCGTCATTAAATTATCCTCTTCCCTGAAAAATCAAACTCTTCGGTAAAATAAGAATATAGTTAAGTTTTATTTACAATTAGAAAGAGATAAATTAAATGGGTAACGAAAATATAGTGCTTTTATCCTCTAGGGAAATTGAAAAGATGCGTCAAGCGGGAAAATTAGCGGCGCAATTATTAGAACATTTAGGCACCATGGTTAAACCGGGGGTTAGCACCTATGACATTAACGAAGAGGCGGAAAGATGGACAAAAGCCAAAGGGGCTGTCAGCGCACCTTTAAACTATGGTAATCCTCCTTTTCCTGCATCTATTTGTACCAGTGTTAATGAGGTAATTTGTCATGGTATCCCTAGTAAAAGCCATATCTTGAAAGATGGAGATATTATCAATATTGATGTAACTCCCAAATTAGACGGTTATCATGGGGATACTTCCAAAACGTTTTTTGTAGGTACTCCCTCCTCTAGTACCAAAAAGTTGGTAGAAGTGACGGAAGAGTGTCTATATCGTGGTATTAATGCGGTTAAACCTAATGGCAGAATTGGTGACATTGGGGCGGCTATTCAAGAGTATGCGGAAAGTTGTGGTTTTTCTGTGGTGCGTAATTTTGTAGGGCATGGTATTGGCAGAGTTTTTCACACGGCGCCCCAAGTACCTCATTATGGTAAAAAAGGCACTGGGAAAAAGATTCGCCCCGGCATGGTATTTACTATTGAGCCTATGATTAATGAAGGTACATGGGAATCGGATATATTAGATGATAATTGGACAGCGGTAACAAAAGACCGTAAATTATCGGCCCAGTTTGAGCATACCATTGCGGTAACAAAGGAAGGGGTAGAAATTCTGACGGTAAATAAATAAATTGCAGGTATTGGTTATTAGACGTTGATACAAGTTTTCGGTTAAGTTTACTGTATCTATTTGTCATGACTCATTAGCCATTAATTGCCTTGGTTTTAAAAGATAAAATCACTCTATTTTTCTCCTTTTGTACTGTTAAGATTTACCATGAAAAAATTTGTTCTTTGTTGCTTAGTTATTTTTTATATTTTACTTTCGGGAATTGTGGGAGTGCCTAATGCCTATGCTTTTAGCGAGGAAGAAAAATTGGTACTTCAATGTTGGCGGTTGGTAAATGAAGCCTATGTGGATAATTCTTTCAATGGTCAAAATTGGTGGACTTTACGCCAAAAAATTTTAAGAAAACCTTTAGGCAGTCGTGAGGAAACTTATGGAGCAATTCAGGAAATGTTGGCAACTTTGGATGATCCTTATACTCGTTTGTTGCCCCCTGAGCGCTATCATGATTTACAAATCACTACTTCTGGGGAACTATCGGGGGTTGGTTTACAAATTAGTATAAATCCTGAAACTAAGCATATTGAAGTGGTTTCTCCTTTGCCTAATTCCCCTGCGGAAGATGCTGGTATTCACCCTAAGGATGAGGTGATTAGTATTGATGGGGTGAGGGCTGATACTCTTTCTTTGGATGAGGCGGCTAGTCGCATTCGGGGTAAGGTGGGTACGGAGGTTACTTTGGAGATTAAGCCCCAAGATAAGGATACTATTAATGTATATCATTTAAGGCGCGATCGCCTTTCGTTGAGTTCTGTAATGAGTCGTTTGGATGATTCTAACCCTGATTTTCCTGTGGGTTATTTACGGTTGAATCAGTTTAGTGGCAGTGCTACTAAGGATTTAGCCCATGCGATCTCACAGTTTGAGCAACAGAATGTTAAGGGTTATATTTTAGATTTGCGCAACAACCCAGGGGGTTTACTACAGGCAGGAGTCGAAATCGCTCGTCTATGGTTGGAGCCTAGCACCATTGTCTATACTGTAAACAGACAGGGTACTATGGGCAGTTATGATGCCCTCGGAGAGCCTATTACCAAAGCGCCTTTGGTGGTATTGGTTAACCAAGGTACCGCTAGTGCCAGTGAAATTTTGGCAGGGGCATTGCAGGATAATGGCAGGGCTGTTTTAGTGGGGAAAAAAACCTACGGTAAAGGGTTAATTCAATCTTTATTTGAGCTTCCCGATGGGGCTGGATTGGCGGTGACGGTAGCTAAATATGAAACCCCGAAACATAAGGACATCAACAAACTAGGTATTGCCCCTGATTTGGTGGTATCCCAAGAGCCTATTAACTATTTTGAAATAGGTACCGATGTTGACTTACAGTACCAAAGGGCGATCGCCTCTTTACTAAATTCGTAATATTTCTTAACAATTACAACCCATATATAGTAACGGTTGATTAAATCTAAAAAGCTAAATTATGATATTCTAGTTACCGTTAGTTTAATATCTGAGAAATAAAAAAATGCAAGTTAACGATTTAGGTTTTGTTGCCACTCTACTATTTGTGCTTGTGCCTACTGTTTTTCTCTTAATTTTATATATTCAAACAGGAAAAAACGAAGCATAATAAGCTATTTTATCTTTTGACTTTGCAGGAATTTAAAGCTATTAATGAAATAAAAGAAAATCAATTCTAGTAATTTTATCGTAGTTTTTCCCTTCGCAAAGTCAAATTTTTCTATGCACAAAGTTTTATAAATATAGTCACTTTACTTAAGTATGAACCAATCAAGGGTAAAATAATGGATGAAGTAATTATTTTTATATTTAAGTATAATGCCCCATGATATAGAATTAAGACAAAAAGTAATTGACTATGTAGAAAATAGAGGTAACGTAACAAAAGCATCGAGAATATTTGGAATATCAAGAGCATCAATATATAGATGGTTGAATAGAAAAGATTTAAGACCAACAGTGGTCAAAACTCGTCAAAGAAAATTAGATAAATCAGCACTATATGAAGATGTAGTGAAAAATCCAGATGATAAATTAATAGATAGAGCGAAAAAATTTGGAGTAACAATGTCAGCAATATCTCATGCATTCAAAAAAATGAACATAACAAGAAAAAAAAACAGTTACGTTATAGAGAAAGAAATAGAAAACAAAGAATAGAATACTTACAAAAATTAAGAGAATTAGTCAAAAAATACGGAAGTAAGAGTATGGTATTTATTGATGAGTCAGGATTTGAGGAAATAAGTACTTGCATTTATGGGTGGTCAAAAAAAGGAAAAAAAATTTATGATGAGAAACAAGGAAAATGAGGAAAAAGAGAAAATTTAGTAGCAGGAAGAAGAAAGAAAGAAAAAGATTTTATTGCTCCAATGATCTTTACAGGAAGTTTAAATGCAGAAAGTGTTGAATCATGGCTAAAAATGTATTTATTACCATCACTAAAACAATTTTCAATACTAATAATGGATAATGCACCAATCCACCGAAAAAATATGATAAAAGAATTAGTAGAAGAAGCAGGTCATCTAGTAATGTTTTTACCAACTTATTCACCAGATTTAAATGATATTGAACACGATTTTAGTGCTTTAAAAAGAGCAAAAATGTATAGCGATAGTACAATAACTTTAGATGAAATAATTTATAATTATTGTACTAGCTAAATGTCTCAGTCTTATTTTTATTGACTATAACATTTTTTATTGAGATATTTAATTAATTAAAAGCATCTTTTAAGGCAGTACGAGCCGCTAAATTTCCCCTAGTAGTTACCAAAATATCCGCCTCCCGTTGTAAACGCTCCGCAGTATCTTGCATTTCTAATAATACCTGTTGCTCTACTGCCACACCATATAAATTACTTGCCACCCAGTAAGATAACTCCATGGGGGTAGTGGGTAAATTTTCAGGCAACTCAATTTTTTGATCCGTTAATTTAGCAGAAAGAGTAACCACATCCGTTAGTAAAGTTTTCACCTCATCGGCTTTCCCCTGCAAACTTTCTTGGGTTGGTTTATCTTCTATCCATTCCACCAAACCCACTCGGTAGGGCTTTTCCCTCACATATTCCAATACCCTAAACCTTTGTTGTCCTAAAGTAAGAACTTTCATGCGATCATCTGGTAAACGCTCAAAATGGATAATCTCCGCACAACAACCAATATTAGCAATTTCTCCGCTAGTAGGATCAATCATTAGTACGCCAAAACGGCGATCGTACTCTAAGATGGTATTCATCATCATACGATAACGAAATTCAAAAATATGTAGAGGTAATGGGCGCCCTGGGAATAAAACCACTTCAGGTAGAGGAAACAATGGTAATTCTCTAACAGCGATAGAAGATGATGTCATAGTTTTAAGTTTTGTTATGCTCTTTTTTCTAATTTAACGGATTTTGAACACTATTAGAGAGTTTATTATCGTTATTCCCTAGGTTTTGATGAAAAAGTGAAACGATGAAGAGTCGCAAAAAAAAGGGACGCAACATTGCATTACGCCCCTTAAAACCTAAATTTCCAAAAGAATTTTATACATCATAATATAAAGCAAACTCATAGGGATGAGGACGCAGACGTAAGGGGTTAACCTCAGTATCTAACTTGTACTCAATCCAGTTTTCGATAAATTCCATGGTAAATACACCACTATCAATTAAGAAATCATGGTCATTTTCCAACGCTTCCAAAGCACCTTCTAAAGATGCAGGGGTAGAAGGAATTTTGCTCAACTCCTCAGGGGATAAATCATAAATATCCACATCCAAAGGCTCTCCCGGTTCAATTTTATTTTTGATACCATCAATACCAGCACAAAGCATGGCAGCAAAAGCAAGGTAAGGATTACAGGTAGCATCAGGACAACGGAATTCTAAACGCTTGGCTTTGGGATTCTCTCCACACAAAGGAATACGCACAGAAGCAGAGCGATTACCTTGAGAATAAGCTAAGTTTACAGGGGCTTCAAAACCGGGTACAAGACGCTTATAGGAGTTGGTGCTGGGGTTGGTAAAAGCAAGGAGGGCAGGGGCATGTTTGAGAATACCACCAATGTAGTATAAAGCCATATCACTCAAACCTGCATATTTATCTCCAGCAAATAAAGGCTTACCCTCATTCCAGATAGACTGGTGGGTGTGCATTCCAGAGCCATTATCGTTAAATAAGGGTTTGGGCATGAAAGTAGCAGTCATACCGTATTTTTTAGCTACGTTTTTAATGACATATTTGTAAGTCATCAAGTCATCTGCCGCTTCTACCAAAGTACCAAATTTGAAACCTAGTTCATTTTGTCCTCCAGTGGCTACCTCATGGTGATGTTTTTCGATGGGTACACCACATTCTGCCATGGTTAATAACATTTCCGTACGAATGTCTTGCATGGTATCGGTGGGAGATACGGGGAAGTATCCTTGTTTGTAACCAGGTTTGTAACCTAAGTTACCCCCTTCTTCTTCTCTACCAGAGTTCCAGCGCCCTTCAACGCTATCTACATAATAGTAGGCTTTGTTTTCGGTTTGGTCAAATCTAACGTCATCAAAGAGGAAAAATTCGGCTTCAGGACCGAAGTAAGCAGTATCACCAAGACCAGTGGAAGCTAAGTAGTCTAGGGCTTTGTAAGCGATGCTACGAGGATCTCTGGAGTACCATTCCCCCGTGCGAGGCTCTTTGATACGGCAAATCATGCTGAGGGTTGGCTCTTTGTAAAAAGGATCGATCCATGCGGTGTTGGGATCAGGTACCATGGCCATATCGGAGTCATTAATGGCTTTCCAGCCACGAATACTAGAACCGTCAAAGGGTACACCTTCGGTAAAAGCGGTTTCGTCTATTTGATCGTAGTAAAATGTACAATGTTGCCATGTGCCGGGTAAGTCAATAAATTTGAGATCAATCATTTTGATCCCATTATCTTTGATCATCTGTAAGACTTCTTGGGCAGTTTTAGCCATTAATAAATTCTCCTAATAGTTTTCGATGAAATATCCTTCTCAAAGGTATTATCCTAAATTTACTTTTGATTTCTTTTTGTAACTTTTTATACCAACTAATCATAAATTGCTTAAAATGCTGATCTTTTTTTAGAGCAATAAATATTAATAAGAGGTTATTTTAGGGGATAATGCTTTTTGTTTTTAGGGATTCTAAACGATAATTTATTTATTTTTTTTTTTCAATATTTTTTTGTATTAGTTTTTTCGATTTTTGCAAGGGGTTTGAACCCCTTGTTATGGTGAAATGATTATTAATTTATGGAAAAAGTTTGGATTATTTTCCTACGGCGGAGGTTAAAATTTCGTTACCTGTTTTGGTGAGAAGCACATCGTCTTCTATTCTTACCCCAATGCCTTTCCAATGGTCTGGTATTTCGGGTTGTCCTTCGGCGGGGGTAATATAGGGAGAGATATAAATTCCTGGTTCAACGGTGAGGACGTTTCCGGCTTGGAGGGTTCGCCAATTTTCTTGGTCTTGTTTATAGTTGCCGACATCATGGACATCTAAGCCTAACCAATGCCCTGTGCGGTGCATATAGAAGGGTTGATATTTTTTCTCTTTAATAATTTCTTCGGTGTCTCCTTGGAGTAGTTTTAGCTCTTTTAGTCCTTCTACTAATACTTCTACGGCTTTATCATGGTATTGGTTATAGGTGTTTCCCGGTTGTACCTGTGCGATCGCCTTTAATTGTGCTTCTAGTACTAAATCATAGATGGCTTTTTGTTCGGGGGAAAATTTTCCAGAAATAGGGAAAGTACGGGTAATATCACCGTTATAGTAACCAAAACTAGCTCCTGCATCGATGAGTAGTAAATCTCCCTCCTCCATACGGCGATTATTCTCTATATAGTGTAAGACACAGGCATTAGCCCCAGAAGCAACGATGGAAGGGTAGGCAGGGCCTTCACAACCAAGAGATCTGAAAATATGCTCAATTTCCGCCTGAACTTCATACTCATAACGGCCAGGCACGGCAAATTCTTGTGCCTTAATGTGGGCTTTGGCTGATATGGCGGTGGCTTTACGTAGCATCTCGATTTCCGTAGAACTTTTTACCATCCTTAGGGGATGCAAAATATAGTTAGAATCCTCGATCGCCTTTGGTCCATAACCCATACGGGGATACTTCCCTACCAACTTCTGCCACTGGTTAATTACCTTTTCATTAAAAGCAGAATCTCGTCCTAAATGGTAGTAAATGCGATCGCCAGTAATCAAATATTCTGACAACTTCTCATCCAATTCCTCAATGGGAAAAACCGCATCAGCCCCGTAATGCTCCTTTGCCCCATCCACCCCAGCACGATAACCCGTCCAAATTTCCTTCGCCAAATCCTTCGGCTGTACAAACAAAATAAAACGATGCTCATCATGGTTAGGCGCAAGAATAGCCACTGCCTCCGACTCATTAAACCCCGTCAAATAGAAAAAATCACTATCCTGACGATAAACATATTCCACATCATTATGCATTACCGCCATAGGCGCACTACGAAAAATAGCCACCCCCTTTCCCATCTTCGACATCAAAAGTTCACGGCGTTGAGCATATTCTTGTTGAGCAATCATCATCAATTTTTGTGAAGAAACATTAAGATTAACCCTTTTATTTTAACGGAGTTGACAACTTCTCTGCTATGGCCTCTCAGGAGTGATTTTTGATCAAAAAAAGTCACATTAAAGTATTTTCATAAACCAAACCCATTAATTTTTTTAAGAAACTGAGTAAAAAACTCCATCTCCAATAGGATTTGACCATACCAAAAAACTCTACACCTAATTTTTTTTGATAATATATATCCTAGGGTTAACTGTGAAATAAAAGACCAGCTCCCAATAAAATACATCATCTATATAAAAATACAAAAAGTTAGGAGGTTTTTTAATGTCCACTCAGGTTATCAATAAACCAGATACGAAGTCTAACACGAAACGCAGACATGATCCGGGTTACAAAGTATTACTACATAATGACAGCTACAACACTATGGAATATGTAGTTCAGGTATTAATGGAAACAGTCTCCCTTAGTGAGCCTCAAGCAGTTAGTGTGATGATGGAAACCCATCAAACTGGAGTTGGTTTAGTTACAACCTGTGCCTTAGAACACGCAGAATTTTACTGCGAGAGCCTTAAAAGTCGTGGTTTAACCAGTACCATTGAACCAGCAGAATAAAAAATTTTGGACATTATAATAATATTTGGCGTTGCTGATTCTAGGTATGA of Cyanobacterium sp. HL-69 contains these proteins:
- the map gene encoding methionine aminopeptidase, type I → MGNENIVLLSSREIEKMRQAGKLAAQLLEHLGTMVKPGVSTYDINEEAERWTKAKGAVSAPLNYGNPPFPASICTSVNEVICHGIPSKSHILKDGDIINIDVTPKLDGYHGDTSKTFFVGTPSSSTKKLVEVTEECLYRGINAVKPNGRIGDIGAAIQEYAESCGFSVVRNFVGHGIGRVFHTAPQVPHYGKKGTGKKIRPGMVFTIEPMINEGTWESDILDDNWTAVTKDRKLSAQFEHTIAVTKEGVEILTVNK
- the prc-2 gene encoding carboxyl-terminal processing protease, which encodes MKKFVLCCLVIFYILLSGIVGVPNAYAFSEEEKLVLQCWRLVNEAYVDNSFNGQNWWTLRQKILRKPLGSREETYGAIQEMLATLDDPYTRLLPPERYHDLQITTSGELSGVGLQISINPETKHIEVVSPLPNSPAEDAGIHPKDEVISIDGVRADTLSLDEAASRIRGKVGTEVTLEIKPQDKDTINVYHLRRDRLSLSSVMSRLDDSNPDFPVGYLRLNQFSGSATKDLAHAISQFEQQNVKGYILDLRNNPGGLLQAGVEIARLWLEPSTIVYTVNRQGTMGSYDALGEPITKAPLVVLVNQGTASASEILAGALQDNGRAVLVGKKTYGKGLIQSLFELPDGAGLAVTVAKYETPKHKDINKLGIAPDLVVSQEPINYFEIGTDVDLQYQRAIASLLNS
- the psbM gene encoding photosystem II reaction center protein PsbM; its protein translation is MQVNDLGFVATLLFVLVPTVFLLILYIQTGKNEA
- the lon gene encoding ATP-dependent Lon protease; this encodes MTSSSIAVRELPLFPLPEVVLFPGRPLPLHIFEFRYRMMMNTILEYDRRFGVLMIDPTSGEIANIGCCAEIIHFERLPDDRMKVLTLGQQRFRVLEYVREKPYRVGLVEWIEDKPTQESLQGKADEVKTLLTDVVTLSAKLTDQKIELPENLPTTPMELSYWVASNLYGVAVEQQVLLEMQDTAERLQREADILVTTRGNLAARTALKDAFN
- the glnA gene encoding type I glutamine synthetase GlnA: MAKTAQEVLQMIKDNGIKMIDLKFIDLPGTWQHCTFYYDQIDETAFTEGVPFDGSSIRGWKAINDSDMAMVPDPNTAWIDPFYKEPTLSMICRIKEPRTGEWYSRDPRSIAYKALDYLASTGLGDTAYFGPEAEFFLFDDVRFDQTENKAYYYVDSVEGRWNSGREEEGGNLGYKPGYKQGYFPVSPTDTMQDIRTEMLLTMAECGVPIEKHHHEVATGGQNELGFKFGTLVEAADDLMTYKYVIKNVAKKYGMTATFMPKPLFNDNGSGMHTHQSIWNEGKPLFAGDKYAGLSDMALYYIGGILKHAPALLAFTNPSTNSYKRLVPGFEAPVNLAYSQGNRSASVRIPLCGENPKAKRLEFRCPDATCNPYLAFAAMLCAGIDGIKNKIEPGEPLDVDIYDLSPEELSKIPSTPASLEGALEALENDHDFLIDSGVFTMEFIENWIEYKLDTEVNPLRLRPHPYEFALYYDV
- the pepP gene encoding Xaa-Pro aminopeptidase, which codes for MMIAQQEYAQRRELLMSKMGKGVAIFRSAPMAVMHNDVEYVYRQDSDFFYLTGFNESEAVAILAPNHDEHRFILFVQPKDLAKEIWTGYRAGVDGAKEHYGADAVFPIEELDEKLSEYLITGDRIYYHLGRDSAFNEKVINQWQKLVGKYPRMGYGPKAIEDSNYILHPLRMVKSSTEIEMLRKATAISAKAHIKAQEFAVPGRYEYEVQAEIEHIFRSLGCEGPAYPSIVASGANACVLHYIENNRRMEEGDLLLIDAGASFGYYNGDITRTFPISGKFSPEQKAIYDLVLEAQLKAIAQVQPGNTYNQYHDKAVEVLVEGLKELKLLQGDTEEIIKEKKYQPFYMHRTGHWLGLDVHDVGNYKQDQENWRTLQAGNVLTVEPGIYISPYITPAEGQPEIPDHWKGIGVRIEDDVLLTKTGNEILTSAVGK
- the clpS1 gene encoding ATP-dependent Clp protease adaptor protein ClpS1, translating into MSTQVINKPDTKSNTKRRHDPGYKVLLHNDSYNTMEYVVQVLMETVSLSEPQAVSVMMETHQTGVGLVTTCALEHAEFYCESLKSRGLTSTIEPAE